In the Moraxella osloensis genome, one interval contains:
- the der gene encoding ribosome biogenesis GTPase Der, whose product MKPVVALIGRPNVGKSTIFNQLTRSRQALVADLAGLTRDRQYGDATFEEKSFIVIDTGGIGEVDEGDGTIDDYMSHQSHTAIHEADIIVFVVDSRAGITGADEVIAKQLHTLGKPVFLAANKMDGVHEAAIHEFYALGFGEPFPMSASHGRGVGNLLEAVTANIPTDDQEEQAPDGLRIAIIGRPNVGKSTLVNRLLGEERVVVFDMPGTTRDSIYIPYERDDRHYVLIDTAGVRRRGRVDEKVEKFSVVKTLQAIKDANVVIVVIDAQEGITDQDLNLLGYALEAGRAMVLAINKWDGLDQDQKNFVKIEMDRRFNFIPYVKVHLISALHGTGVGNLYPSIHRAYDAAMFDISTSRLTQILQDAVTAHQPPMVGGRRIKLRFAHLGGHNPPIIVIHGNQTSQVPNSYRRYLENEFRKVFKLEGTPIRVEFKQNANPYAGRTNTMTDAQKERKRREVQKFKKRGKKR is encoded by the coding sequence ATGAAACCAGTTGTTGCCTTGATTGGCCGTCCGAACGTTGGCAAGTCCACCATATTTAATCAGTTGACCCGCAGTCGTCAAGCCTTGGTTGCTGATTTGGCAGGTCTGACCCGCGACCGTCAATATGGCGATGCAACCTTTGAAGAAAAATCCTTTATCGTCATCGATACCGGTGGTATTGGCGAAGTGGATGAAGGTGACGGCACCATTGATGATTATATGTCGCACCAATCGCATACCGCTATCCATGAAGCGGATATCATTGTGTTTGTGGTTGATAGCCGCGCGGGTATCACAGGCGCCGATGAAGTCATCGCCAAACAACTTCATACCCTTGGCAAGCCGGTGTTTTTAGCCGCCAATAAAATGGATGGCGTCCATGAAGCAGCGATTCATGAATTTTATGCGTTAGGTTTTGGCGAGCCATTTCCTATGTCAGCCAGTCACGGACGTGGGGTGGGCAATTTATTAGAAGCCGTCACTGCCAATATACCCACCGATGACCAAGAAGAACAAGCACCTGATGGCTTACGTATCGCCATCATTGGTAGACCCAATGTCGGCAAATCTACGCTTGTCAATCGCTTGCTCGGTGAAGAACGCGTGGTGGTGTTTGATATGCCAGGTACCACGCGCGATAGTATTTATATCCCCTACGAGCGTGACGATAGACATTATGTGTTGATTGATACCGCGGGCGTACGTCGCCGTGGACGTGTTGATGAAAAAGTTGAAAAATTTTCTGTGGTCAAAACCTTGCAAGCCATCAAAGATGCCAATGTAGTCATCGTGGTCATTGATGCGCAAGAAGGCATTACCGATCAGGATTTAAACTTATTGGGCTATGCCTTAGAAGCGGGTCGCGCGATGGTGCTTGCCATCAATAAATGGGACGGACTTGACCAAGACCAAAAGAATTTTGTCAAAATTGAAATGGATCGACGTTTTAACTTTATCCCTTATGTAAAGGTTCATTTAATTTCTGCGCTTCATGGGACGGGCGTTGGTAATCTTTATCCATCGATTCACCGTGCCTATGATGCGGCGATGTTTGATATTTCCACCAGTCGCTTGACCCAAATTCTGCAAGATGCGGTTACTGCACACCAACCGCCTATGGTAGGCGGGCGACGCATTAAACTTCGATTTGCGCATTTGGGCGGTCATAATCCACCGATTATTGTGATTCATGGCAATCAGACCAGCCAAGTGCCAAACAGTTATCGTCGCTACCTAGAAAACGAATTTCGCAAAGTATTCAAGCTTGAAGGCACCCCGATTCGGGTTGAGTTTAAACAAAACGCCAATCCTTACGCAGGTCGCACCAATACCATGACGGACGCGCAAAAAGAACGTAAACGTCGAGAGGTGCAAAAATTCAAAAAACGCGGCAAAAAACGTTGA
- a CDS encoding RNA-guided endonuclease InsQ/TnpB family protein: MKTLKLRIRDKHIDQLNRLSGAVNFVWNYVNDLSYKHLQKTGKFFSAYDLNDYTKGSGELLGLHSQTIQAINETHAKARKQFKKAKLSWRTNNPTSKRKSLGWLPFKQSAIKHIATHQTGKKGLKSTLQLSLAKGQKLIIDLWDSYNLSLYQINTLEIVQDSRNRWYACITVKDYPKQSCGTGSIGVDLGLKDSATTSNGDKLTIKQTLKYAKALATAQRAKNKQRVKAIHAKIKHTRQDLIHKFTTQLVKDNALIVVGDVRTTQFNSKKGKLAKSVYDAGWFELKRQLNYKCENAGCRFEIVSERYTTQTCSCCGQIDRNSPKGRAGLRIREWTCATCGTRHDRDINASKNILAVGLDRLGAGIPER, from the coding sequence ATGAAAACACTCAAGTTACGCATACGAGATAAACATATAGACCAACTGAACCGTCTAAGCGGTGCAGTTAATTTCGTGTGGAATTATGTCAATGACTTGAGTTACAAGCACCTACAAAAGACTGGTAAATTCTTTTCAGCCTATGATTTGAACGACTACACTAAAGGTAGCGGTGAGTTACTAGGCTTGCATAGTCAGACTATTCAGGCAATCAATGAAACCCACGCCAAAGCTAGAAAACAATTCAAAAAAGCTAAGTTATCATGGCGAACCAATAACCCAACATCAAAGCGTAAAAGCTTGGGTTGGCTACCATTCAAACAATCGGCCATTAAGCATATTGCCACGCACCAAACAGGCAAAAAGGGCTTAAAATCCACCTTACAACTATCTTTAGCCAAAGGGCAGAAACTAATCATCGACCTATGGGACAGCTACAACCTTAGCCTATATCAAATTAACACACTAGAAATCGTCCAAGACAGCCGTAACCGTTGGTATGCTTGTATCACCGTCAAAGACTACCCCAAACAATCATGCGGTACAGGTAGCATTGGCGTTGACTTAGGCTTAAAAGACAGTGCTACCACCTCAAACGGTGACAAACTCACTATCAAACAAACGCTCAAATATGCCAAAGCATTAGCCACCGCCCAACGTGCCAAAAACAAACAGCGTGTCAAAGCGATCCATGCCAAAATCAAACATACACGGCAAGACCTAATCCACAAATTCACCACCCAATTAGTCAAAGACAATGCCCTAATCGTGGTAGGTGATGTTAGAACTACCCAATTTAACAGTAAAAAAGGCAAACTAGCCAAATCGGTTTACGATGCAGGTTGGTTTGAACTCAAGCGACAACTGAACTACAAATGCGAGAACGCAGGTTGCCGTTTTGAAATCGTATCAGAGCGATACACTACCCAAACTTGCTCGTGTTGCGGTCAAATTGACCGCAATAGTCCGAAAGGTAGAGCAGGTTTGCGAATAAGAGAATGGACTTGTGCAACGTGTGGCACACGGCATGATAGAGATATTAACGCCAGTAAGAACATTCTTGCGGTCGGGCTTGACCGTCTGGGAGCAGGAATCCCCGAACGATAG